From a region of the Podospora pseudopauciseta strain CBS 411.78 chromosome 7 map unlocalized CBS411.78m_7, whole genome shotgun sequence genome:
- the VRG4 gene encoding GDP-mannose transporter into the lumen of the Golgi (EggNog:ENOG503NWKQ; COG:U), whose product MSNKKNEDIEMRGGDDFGGEKDPFLGRASPATLRVRQEPGLLDKLDHSPGASILAYCLASISMTVVNKYVVSGSEWNLNFFYLAIQSAVCTLAILAFKQTGILKNLAPFDSTKAKRWFPISLLLVGMIYTGAKALQFLSVPVYTIFKNLTIIVIAYGEVLWFGGSVTPITLLSFGLMVLSSVVAAWADIQAAIDGVGISPDKQDALSTLNAGYAWMGINVICTSAYVLGMRKVIKKMNFKDYDSKFLARLRRSKYSRLTPNSDVLQQPPYHPRLGCLLPATKNKLMIGMVYSGLAAIFISYCSSWCIRITSSTTYSMVGALNKLPIAVSGLIFFDAPVTFGSVTAIFLGFVSGLVFAWAKVRQKAQEALSLPTTNMSASAKSNRDAANS is encoded by the exons GCCACCCTCCGTGTGCGCCAGGAGCCTGGCCTGCTCGACAAGTTGGATCACAGCCCCGGCGCCTCCATTCTCGCATACTGCCTGGCGTCTATCAGCATGACAGTCGTGAATAAATACGTTGTGTCTGGCTCAGAATGGAACCTGAACTTTTTCTATCTTGCTATTCAG TCTGCCGTCTGCACATTAGCGATCCTGGCATTCAAGCAAACCGGTATTCTCAAGAACCTCGCTCCTTTCGACTCGACAAAGGCGAAGAGAT GGTTCCCTATTTCTCTGCTCCTCGTCGGCATGATCTATACCGGTGCCAAGGCCCTCCAGTTCCTCTCCGTCCCCGTCTACACCATCTTCAAGAACTTGACCATCATTGTGATCGCCTATGGAGAGGTTCTTTGGTTCGGTGGCAGCGTCACCCCTATCACCCTGTTGTCTTTCGGCTTGATGGTCCTCAgttctgttgttgctgcttggGCTGATATCCAGGCTGCCATTGATGGTGTGGGAATCTCCCCTGACAAGCAGGATGCTTTGTCGACCCTGAACGCCGGTTACGCGTGGATGGGTATCAACGTCATCTGCACTTCTGCGTATGTGCTTGGCATGCGCAAGgtcatcaagaagatgaaCTTCAAGGATTATGACAGTAAGTTTCTGGCAAGACTACGACGATCAAAGTACAGTAGACTGACACCCAATAGCGATGTTCTACAACAACCTCCTTACCATCCCCGTCTTGGTTGTCTTCTCCCTGCT ACCAAGAACAAGCTCATGATTGGAATGGTGTACTCCGGTTTggccgccatcttcatctcGTACTGCTCGTCCTGGTGCATTCGTAtcacctcctcgacaacctACTCCATGGTCGGCGCCCTCAACAAGCTCCCCATCGCCGTTAGCGGTCTCATTTTCTTCGATGCTCCCGTCACCTTCGGCAGTGTTACTGCCATCTTCCTGGGTTTCGTCAGTGGTCTTGTCTTTGCCTGGGCCAAGGTTCGCCAAAAGGCTCAGGAGGCTCTGTCCCTTCCTACCACCAACATGAGCGCCAGCGCCAAGAGCAACAGGGATGCTGCCAACTCATGA
- the RCE1 gene encoding CAAX prenyl protease (BUSCO:EOG09263IMF; EggNog:ENOG503NXUB; COG:O; MEROPS:MER0004246): MPALGEVLKKFNPWHKEEEPLPPPFTASTAYLLLALYALIYFIPFYLSPTTRPSPTLSRDAPSVIRARIRSVSLSCAICTLTTSLILSRYASLSPSAIFHLLGVYPLALIPAVKILFLTALLFLGPLYSYFIVEKGYKQWSTLLPLRETLTEWTDYRNYIAGPITEEILFRSSSLPLLLLSQAPLSSTLFLSPLIFGLSHIHHFYEFRLTHPAVPVSASLLRSVFQLGYTTLFGSYANFLYLRTGSLLGICAVHAFCNCMGLPQVWGRVTDENGDKKINRLWTVGYYVLLVAGAWVWYRNLWGLSESVETGLVGVDQW, translated from the exons GG AGGAAGAGCccctaccaccacccttcACAGCTTCGACAGCCTACCTGCTGTTGGCCCTCTACGCCCTCATCTACTTCATCCCCTTctacctctcccccaccacccggCCATCGCCCACCCTCTCCCGCGATGCCCCCTCGGTGATCCGAGCCCGGATCCGTTCCGTCTCCCTGTCCTGTGCCATCTGCAcactcaccacctccctaaTCCTCTCCCGCTATGCCTCCCTCTCACCATCAGCAATCTTCCATCTCCTAGGAGTCTACCCACTAGCCCTGATTCCAGCAGTCAAAATCCTCTTTTTGaccgccctcctcttcctgggCCCCTTGTACAGCTACTTCATAGTCGAAAAAGGCTACAAACAATggtccaccctcctcccactgcgAGAAACCCTAACAGAATGGACCGACTACCGTAATTACATCGCT GGCCCAATAACAGAAGAAATCCTCttccgctcctcctccctccccctcctcctcctctcccaggCTCCCCTATCCagcaccctcttcctctcccccctcatctTCGGCCTctcccacatccaccacTTTTACGAATTCCgcctcacccaccccgccGTCCCCGTCTCTGCTTCCCTTTTGCGGTCCGTATTCCAATTAGGGtacaccaccctcttcggcTCCTACGCCAACTTCCTCTACCTCCGCAccggcagcctcctcggcatctgCGCCGTCCACGCTTTCTGCAACTGCATGGGCCTCCCCCAGGTCTGGGGACGGGTCACAGACGAGAACGGGGACAAGAAGATCAACCGGCTCTGGACGGTGGGGTACTATGTCTTGCTGGTGGCGGGGGCGTGGGTATGGTACAGGAATCTGTGGGGGTTGAGCGAGAGTGTTGAGacggggttggttggggttgatcaGTGGTGA